CGCCGCAAATTGAAGTGCGCATGGAAATTCGCGACCAACGGTTGTTTGTGATTCACAGCCAGCACGACAGCATCGGCGGCTACCCGCTGGGCGCCCTGGAACAGACCCTGGTCCTCATGTCCGGCGGTTTCGATTCCACGGTGGCGGCCTACCAGATCATGCGCCGCGGCCTGATGAGCCACTTCTGCTTCTTTAACCTGGGCGGGCGTGCACACGAATTGGGCGTGATGGAGGTTGCGCACTTTATCTGGAAGAAGTACGGCAGCTCCCAGCGCGTGCTATTTGTGAGCGTACCGTTCGAGGAAGTGCTGGGCGAAATTCTCGGTAAAGTCGATAACAGTCATATGGGCGTAGTTTTGAAGCGTATGATGTTGCGCGCTGCGTCCCGAATCGCCGATCAGTTGCAGATCGACGCGCTGGTGACCGGTGAAGCGATTTCCCAGGTTTCCAGCCAGACGCTGCCGAACCTGTCACTGATCGACTGCGTGACTGAAAAGCTGGTACTGCGTCCGCTGATCGCCAGCCACAAGCAGGACATCATCGACTTGGCAGAAGAAATCGGCACCGCCGACTTTGCCAAGCACATGCCTGAATATTGCGGGGTCATTTCGGTGAACCCCAAGACCCACGCCAAGCGCAACCGCGTGGAGTACGAAGAACAACAGTTTGATATGGCGGTTCTGGAGCGTGCGCTCGAGAACGCCAAGCTGGTCCCGATCGATCGTGTGATCGACGAACTGGGCCAGGATGTGCAGATCGAAGAAGTCAGCGAAGCCCTGGCCGGACAAATCGTCATCGACATCCGTCACCCGGATGCCGCTGAAGATGAGCCGCTGGAAGTCGCCGGCATCGACGTACAAACGCTGCCGTTCTATGCATTGAACGCGCGTTTCAAGGAACTGGATAACAGCCGTCAGTACCTGTTGTATTGCGACAAAGGCGTGATGAGTCGCCTGCATGCCCACCATTTGCTCAGTGAGGGGCATGCCAATGTGCGCGTTTATCGACCGAGCTAAGAGCCCGGGGCTGTTTGCCTGTGGCCTGCGTCACCGGCCCCCCGACTCTGCCGTCAAGCTGTAACGGCAAGGCCTGACTCTACTGTTAATCGCTGCCACGACCTGTCAGCACACCGAATCCTCTGATCGAGATACACAAGTGATCGAAAATCTACGTAACATCGCCATCATTGCTCACGTTGACCATGGTAAAACCACCCTGGTAGACAAACTCCTGCGTCAATCCGGCACCCTGGAGCGCAACGAGCTCAACGACGAGCGCGTGATGGACTCCAACGACCAGGAAAAAGAGCGCGGTATTACCATCCTGGCAAAAAACACCGCTATCAACTGGAACGGCTACCACATCAACATCGTGGATACCCCGGGCCACGCCGACTTCGGCGGCGAAGTAGAACGCGTAATGTCGATGGTTGACTCCGTTCTGCTGCTGGTTGACGCTCTAGACGGCCCTATGCCGCAAACCCGTTTCGTGACCAAGAAGGCTTTCGAAGCCGGCCTGCGTCCGATCGTGTGCATCAACAAGGTTGACCGTCCAGGCGCGCGTCCGGACTGGGTTCTGGACCAGATCTTCGACCTGTTCGACAACCTGGGTGCCACCGAAGAACAGCTGGACTTCAAAGTCGTCTACGCCTCGGCCCTGAACGGCATTGCCGGTCTGGAACACACCGACATGGCTGAAGACATGACCCCGCTGTACCAGTCGATCGTCGACAACGTACCGGCGCCTAAAGTTGACCGTGATGGTCCGTTCCAGATGCAAATCTCGGCACTGGACTACAACAGCTTCCTGGGTGTTATCGGCGTTGGCCGTATCGCTCGTGGTAGCGTCAAGCCGAACACCCCGGTTGTTGCTATCGGCGCCGACGGCAAGAAGCGTAACGGTCGTATCCTGAAGCTGATGGGTCACCACGGTCTGCACCGTATCGACGTTGAAGAAGCTTTCGCTGGCGACATCGTCTGCGTGAGCGGCATGGACTCCCTGTTCATCTCCGACACCCTGTGCCAGCCGGACAACGTTGAGGCGATGAAGCCTCTGACCGTTGACGAGCCAACCGTTTCCATGACCTTCCAGGTAAACGACTCGCCTTTCTGCGGTAAAGAAGGCAAGTTCGTGACTTCCCGTAACATCAAGGAACGTCTGGACAAAGAGCTGCTGTACAACGTTGCACTGCGCGTTGAAGAAGGCGACTCGGCTGACAAGTTCAAGGTTTCCGGCCGTGGTGAGCTGCACCTCTCGGTACTGATCGAAACCATGCGTCGCGAAGGCTTCGAAATGGGCGTTGGTCGTCCAGAAGTGATCATCCGTCAGGTTGACGGCGTGAAGCAGGAACCGTTCGAAAACGTCACCATCGACACCCCGGAAGAATCCCAGGGCAAGGTCATGGAAGAGATGGGCCTGCGTAAGGGCGACCTGACCAACATGGTGCCGGATGGCAAAGGCCGTGTGCGTCTGGAATACAACATTCCTGCTCGTGGTCTGATCGGTTTCCGTAACCAGTTCCTGACCCTGACCAACGGTGCTGGCATCCTGACCTCGATCTTCGATCGCTACGACACCATGAAGTCCGGCGACATGTCCGGCCGTCAGAACGGTGTCCTGGTATCGGTAGAAACCGGCAAGGCACTGACCTACTCCCTGGAAACCCTCCAGGCGCGTGGCAAGCTGTTCGTTGAGCACGGTCAAGAGATCTACAACGGTCAGATCGTTGGTCTGAACAGCCGTGACAA
This genomic window from Pseudomonas marginalis contains:
- the thiI gene encoding tRNA uracil 4-sulfurtransferase ThiI, with the protein product MKLIVKVFPEITIKSRPVRMRFIRQLAKNIRAVLRDLDPAVVVNGVWDNLELETRLTDVKALKDMTERLSCMPGIAHFLQVDEYPLGDFDDITEKCKRHFGDSLEGKIFSVRCKRAGKHPFSSMDVEKYVGSKLRRECGAAGISLKAPQIEVRMEIRDQRLFVIHSQHDSIGGYPLGALEQTLVLMSGGFDSTVAAYQIMRRGLMSHFCFFNLGGRAHELGVMEVAHFIWKKYGSSQRVLFVSVPFEEVLGEILGKVDNSHMGVVLKRMMLRAASRIADQLQIDALVTGEAISQVSSQTLPNLSLIDCVTEKLVLRPLIASHKQDIIDLAEEIGTADFAKHMPEYCGVISVNPKTHAKRNRVEYEEQQFDMAVLERALENAKLVPIDRVIDELGQDVQIEEVSEALAGQIVIDIRHPDAAEDEPLEVAGIDVQTLPFYALNARFKELDNSRQYLLYCDKGVMSRLHAHHLLSEGHANVRVYRPS
- the typA gene encoding translational GTPase TypA, which codes for MIENLRNIAIIAHVDHGKTTLVDKLLRQSGTLERNELNDERVMDSNDQEKERGITILAKNTAINWNGYHINIVDTPGHADFGGEVERVMSMVDSVLLLVDALDGPMPQTRFVTKKAFEAGLRPIVCINKVDRPGARPDWVLDQIFDLFDNLGATEEQLDFKVVYASALNGIAGLEHTDMAEDMTPLYQSIVDNVPAPKVDRDGPFQMQISALDYNSFLGVIGVGRIARGSVKPNTPVVAIGADGKKRNGRILKLMGHHGLHRIDVEEAFAGDIVCVSGMDSLFISDTLCQPDNVEAMKPLTVDEPTVSMTFQVNDSPFCGKEGKFVTSRNIKERLDKELLYNVALRVEEGDSADKFKVSGRGELHLSVLIETMRREGFEMGVGRPEVIIRQVDGVKQEPFENVTIDTPEESQGKVMEEMGLRKGDLTNMVPDGKGRVRLEYNIPARGLIGFRNQFLTLTNGAGILTSIFDRYDTMKSGDMSGRQNGVLVSVETGKALTYSLETLQARGKLFVEHGQEIYNGQIVGLNSRDNDMGVNPTKGKKLDNMRASGKDETIALVPPVRFTLEQALEFIQDDELCEVTPKSIRLRKKILDEGERTRAAKKAKN